A DNA window from Peromyscus leucopus breed LL Stock chromosome 3, UCI_PerLeu_2.1, whole genome shotgun sequence contains the following coding sequences:
- the Asprv1 gene encoding retroviral-like aspartic protease 1: protein MSCCQCAGLAEAATLDHFQRQSSWAVVEEGNQTREEVPEPVLSGICYTMQFTPAVTPAVHTHAVHTHAVHTLQFTPLQFTPLQFTPPAVHSPCSSLPLQFTPLQFTPRAVHSPWGPRLGIKKAVQNEQNTDSLPLCPAASQTPRTPAPLTLPRLGRYKAPPTEASLSSVIAPTLLCAFLYLACVTAELPEVSGGMATGRGRSSEGREHAFIPEPFNGANVAPSLWLHRFEVIDDLNHWDHATKLRFLKESLRGDALDLYNGLNPQAQGDYSIVKEALLKAFGGSGTTHSQKPREILFANSMGKGYYLKGKIGHVPVRFLVDSGAQVSVVHPSLWEEVTDGDLDTLRPFENVVKVANGAEMKILGVWDTEVTLGKLKLKAEFLVANASAEEAIIGTDVLQDHNAVLDFEHRTCTLKGKKFRLLPVGGSLEDEFDLELIEEEPSEGSY, encoded by the exons ATGTCATGCTGCCAGTGTGCTGGATTGGCAGAGGCTGCCACGCTGGACCATTTCCAGAGGCAGAgctcctgggcagtggtggaggagGGCAACCAAACCAGAGAGGAGGTTCCAGAACCAGTGCTCAGTGGCATTTG TTACACCATGCAGTTCACCCCTGCAGTTACCCCTGCAGTTCATACCCATGCAGTTCACACCCATGCAGTTCACACCCTGCAGTTCACACCCCTGCAGTTCACACCCCTGCAGTTCACACCCCCTGCAGTTCACTCCCCATGCAGTTCACTCCCCCTGCAGTTCACACCCCTGCAGTTCACACCCCGTGCAGTTCACTCCC CCTGGGGGCCCAGGCTGGGCATCAAAAAGGCCGTGCAGAACGAGCAGAACACAGACAGCCTGCCTCTGTGcccagctgccagccagacaccCCGTACACCTGCTCCCCTCACCTTGCCCAGGCTGGGCAGGTACAAAGCCCCGCCGACAGAAGCCTCGCTATCCAGCGTGATTGCGCCCACACTGCTCTGCGCCTTTCTTTACTTGGCTTGTGTTACTGCTGAGCTTCCAGAAGTGAGCGGAGGGATGGCCAccggcagaggcagaagcagcgaAGGCCGGGAGCATGCCTTCATCCCAGAACCTTTCAATGGGGCTAACGTAGCCCCCAGCCTTTGGCTGCACCGCTTTGAAGTCATCGATGACCTCAACCACTGGGACCATGCCACCAAGCTGCGGTTCCTGAAAGAGTCTCTCAGAGGAGATGCCCTGGACCTCTACAATGGACTCAACCCCCAGGCTCAGGGCGACTACAGTATTGTGAAGGAGGCTCTTCTGAAGGCTTTTGGGGGCTCCGGGACCACCCACAGCCAGAAACCCAGAGAAATTCTGTTTGCCAACAGCATGGGTAAGGGCTACTACCTTAAAGGGAAGATTGGTCACGTGCCTGTAAGGTTCCTGGTGGACTCTGGGGCTCAGGTGTCTGTGGTCCACCCAAGCTTGTGGGAGGAGGTCACTGATGGCGACCTGGATACCCTTCGGCCTTTTGAAAATGTGGTCAAAGTGGCCAATGGGGCAGAGATGAAGATCTTGGGTGTGTGGGACACAGAAGTGACCCTGGGCAAGCTGAAGCTGAAGGCAGAGTTTCTGGTGGCCAACGCAAGTGCAGAAGAGGCCATCATCGGCACCGACGTCCTGCAGGATCACAACGCGGTGCTGGACTTCGAACACCGCACCTGCACTCTGAAGGGGAAGAAGTTCCGCCTGCTGCCTGTCGGGGGCTCCTTGGAGGATGAGTttgacctggagctcattgagGAGGAGCCTTCGGAGGGCTCCTATTAa